From Gordonia crocea, the proteins below share one genomic window:
- a CDS encoding lipase family protein, giving the protein MTTRAHRSRLLAVVVAAFTSLTLLATGIGTTHAAPKHGTAPSTTAKQPKVQPVLPFPVPPAIPEFDRDFYLPAKSKYKNLKPGELIAARRVNLATYSFLPLNVDAWLISYRSTNTRGEAIPAVATVAKPKGPRTSKTTRVLSYQIAEDGTALYCSPSYQLQMGSIPSNISGNADASAEGLLINSSLAAGWTLVIPDHQGPDSAYAAGPLAGRITLDGIRAAKNFRPARISDDAKITMTGYSGGAIATGWAAELKKSYAPELNVVGAAMGGVPADITDLLNNANGGLTSGLIMGGMIGVAREYPELERFMRQRMNPLGQALVAAKNPLCLTYHSVIAPFVNIKGLFNLPGDPLAYPTPRKVLNQLRMSRTTPDFPVLITQAVMDEVVPVGQVDRTVKRYCSRPGAQIDYVRDHFSEHVTLAALSYPSSMVWLNDRFNGKPAKKGCSRFEAGTVALNQKAWPAFANLVGDNLAAIVGMQLGQPGRR; this is encoded by the coding sequence ATGACCACACGAGCCCATCGCTCGAGATTGCTTGCCGTCGTCGTCGCCGCCTTCACGTCGCTGACCCTGCTGGCGACCGGCATCGGTACGACGCATGCCGCGCCGAAGCACGGCACCGCGCCGTCGACGACCGCGAAGCAGCCCAAGGTGCAGCCGGTGCTGCCGTTCCCGGTCCCGCCGGCGATCCCCGAGTTCGACCGGGACTTCTACCTTCCCGCGAAGAGCAAGTACAAGAACCTCAAGCCCGGCGAGCTCATCGCCGCCCGGCGCGTCAACCTCGCCACCTACTCGTTCCTGCCGCTCAACGTCGATGCCTGGCTGATCTCCTACCGGTCGACGAACACCCGCGGCGAGGCGATTCCCGCGGTCGCGACCGTGGCCAAGCCCAAGGGCCCGCGCACCAGCAAGACGACGCGGGTGCTGTCCTACCAAATCGCCGAAGACGGCACGGCGCTCTACTGCTCACCGTCGTATCAGCTCCAGATGGGATCGATCCCGTCGAACATCAGCGGTAACGCCGACGCGAGCGCCGAGGGACTGCTGATCAACTCGTCGCTGGCCGCCGGCTGGACGCTCGTCATCCCAGACCACCAGGGCCCCGATTCCGCGTATGCGGCCGGGCCGCTCGCCGGCCGGATCACCCTCGACGGCATCCGCGCCGCCAAGAACTTCCGTCCCGCACGCATCAGCGACGACGCGAAGATCACCATGACCGGTTACTCGGGCGGCGCGATCGCGACCGGTTGGGCCGCAGAGTTGAAGAAGTCCTACGCACCCGAGCTCAACGTCGTCGGCGCCGCGATGGGCGGTGTCCCCGCGGACATCACCGACTTGCTGAACAACGCCAACGGCGGACTGACCTCCGGGCTCATCATGGGCGGCATGATCGGCGTGGCCCGCGAGTACCCGGAGCTGGAACGGTTCATGCGCCAGCGGATGAACCCGCTGGGTCAGGCACTCGTCGCAGCCAAGAACCCGCTCTGCTTGACCTATCACTCGGTGATCGCGCCGTTCGTCAACATCAAGGGCCTGTTCAACCTGCCCGGGGACCCGCTGGCCTACCCGACGCCTCGCAAGGTCCTCAACCAACTCCGGATGAGTCGCACCACGCCCGACTTCCCCGTGCTCATCACCCAGGCCGTGATGGACGAGGTCGTCCCCGTGGGCCAAGTCGACCGCACCGTGAAGCGGTACTGCAGCCGCCCGGGCGCCCAGATCGACTACGTCCGCGACCACTTCAGCGAGCACGTCACCCTCGCCGCGCTCAGCTACCCGTCGTCGATGGTCTGGCTCAACGACCGGTTCAACGGCAAACCTGCCAAGAAGGGCTGCAGCCGCTTCGAAGCCGGCACCGTCGCGCTCAACCAGAAGGCCTGGCCGGCCTTCGCCAACCTCGTCGGCGACAACCTCGCCGCCATCGTCGGGATGCAGCTGGGCCAGCCCGGCCGGCGCTAG
- a CDS encoding TNT domain-containing protein → MSPPVAVRPTQFTTAANAFEQLQGDIRRALDRLVLTLGSSDTMAGQDAAGRSFSSAYDKTVNGDDSLLAGIALMGNACGRMAELLDASAVNHANANQHYALCTPTNPSGEAKNLESIPVVNLGSTFGGPGEPSNWEKLKEFIQGEVFPDGDPGKLQAAGDAWTAAATSLRQHHGDVATAIAHIANEQSVEVTPAQDQAAFIQTHLSGIAGSCDSAAKMCNDFGSHVKETRDNIADEVKQLMCELVGGAVIGALLTLVTAGLSNVLSTAAGIARATRVGAKIARMIKALTRVTGGLMQRASYILDPVGAAAGDLGALMGSRATVFGMNLSKGAVRANSLANALKRLPDWAHGELQRAVDPALLRSELEAQGVPKHIIDEAIASNPYRNMTPEQIVDKYWKDGSWKWPENNGFKDGQYTTSDTLPPDLKLDRIGSENGSFLATEGTPYSQRALAPGTANEYHTYQTGPNPLPDGWKVQHGEVAGAFGQNGGGTQWVVVNEAGEHVPVAELLRRGILK, encoded by the coding sequence GTGAGCCCTCCCGTAGCTGTCCGCCCTACTCAGTTTACGACTGCCGCGAACGCCTTCGAGCAGTTGCAAGGGGATATCCGGCGAGCCCTGGACCGGCTGGTCCTCACACTCGGCTCATCTGACACCATGGCAGGTCAGGATGCCGCCGGTAGATCGTTCTCCTCGGCCTATGACAAGACCGTGAACGGCGACGATAGCCTGCTCGCCGGCATTGCCCTGATGGGCAACGCATGCGGAAGGATGGCCGAGCTCCTCGACGCATCAGCTGTCAACCACGCGAACGCAAATCAGCACTATGCACTGTGTACCCCGACCAACCCATCGGGCGAGGCGAAGAACCTTGAATCAATACCAGTCGTCAATCTTGGATCCACATTTGGCGGCCCTGGGGAGCCGTCGAACTGGGAGAAGCTTAAAGAGTTCATTCAGGGAGAGGTATTCCCTGATGGTGACCCTGGAAAGCTACAAGCCGCTGGCGACGCATGGACCGCTGCAGCCACCTCGTTGCGGCAACATCACGGCGACGTAGCGACCGCCATAGCCCACATCGCCAACGAGCAATCGGTCGAGGTAACTCCCGCTCAGGACCAGGCTGCATTCATTCAGACCCACCTGTCGGGAATTGCCGGCTCGTGCGACTCCGCCGCCAAGATGTGCAATGACTTCGGCAGCCACGTTAAAGAGACCCGCGACAATATAGCCGACGAAGTCAAGCAACTCATGTGCGAGTTGGTCGGGGGGGCCGTCATAGGCGCACTCTTGACCTTGGTCACTGCGGGACTCAGCAACGTCTTGTCCACCGCGGCCGGCATCGCTCGCGCCACCCGGGTAGGCGCGAAGATAGCCAGAATGATCAAGGCGCTGACCCGGGTCACCGGGGGGCTCATGCAGCGTGCCAGCTATATCCTTGACCCGGTCGGGGCCGCGGCAGGCGATCTCGGTGCACTCATGGGTTCACGCGCCACGGTCTTCGGTATGAATCTGAGCAAGGGTGCGGTCCGGGCCAACAGCCTGGCCAATGCCCTCAAGCGACTCCCCGACTGGGCTCACGGTGAGCTTCAACGCGCGGTCGACCCGGCGCTGCTGCGCAGCGAGCTCGAGGCTCAAGGCGTACCCAAGCACATCATCGACGAAGCGATCGCGTCAAACCCGTATCGCAATATGACCCCGGAACAGATCGTCGACAAGTACTGGAAGGACGGGTCCTGGAAGTGGCCCGAGAATAATGGGTTCAAGGACGGACAATACACCACATCGGATACCCTTCCCCCAGATCTAAAGCTCGATCGCATTGGCAGTGAAAACGGCTCATTTCTCGCAACCGAAGGCACGCCCTACAGCCAACGGGCACTCGCGCCCGGGACGGCGAACGAATACCATACTTACCAAACTGGCCCAAACCCGCTTCCTGACGGGTGGAAGGTTCAGCACGGTGAAGTCGCCGGGGCATTTGGCCAGAACGGTGGCGGTACGCAGTGGGTGGTCGTCAATGAGGCTGGGGAACACGTCCCGGTGGCAGAACTGTTGCGCCGCGGCATTTTGAAGTAG
- the sigK gene encoding ECF RNA polymerase sigma factor SigK has translation MTAATAELDDLLARVADGDRSAFAELYDQTSSRVYGMILRVLRDQGYSEEVTQEVYLQVWREAGAFRSSQGSAMSWLLTIAHRRAVDRVRSERSATARDTRYGIRELVEVTESVEEDVLLRDAGRQTRRCIETLTDRQAEAVSLAYYEGLTYREVATTLSVALPTVKSRIRDGLMRLRRCLEGE, from the coding sequence ATGACCGCGGCCACAGCTGAGCTGGATGATCTATTGGCGCGAGTCGCCGACGGGGACCGTTCCGCTTTCGCGGAGTTGTACGACCAGACCAGCTCGCGGGTCTACGGGATGATCCTGCGCGTCCTGCGCGATCAGGGCTACAGCGAGGAGGTCACCCAGGAGGTCTACCTCCAGGTGTGGCGGGAGGCCGGCGCCTTTCGGTCGAGCCAAGGCAGTGCCATGTCCTGGTTGCTGACCATCGCCCATCGGCGCGCGGTGGACCGAGTGCGGTCGGAGAGGTCGGCCACGGCTCGCGATACCCGCTACGGCATTCGCGAGCTCGTCGAGGTGACCGAGAGCGTCGAGGAAGACGTGCTCCTGCGCGACGCGGGTCGCCAGACCCGCCGGTGCATCGAGACGTTGACCGATCGTCAGGCCGAAGCCGTGAGCCTGGCCTACTACGAGGGATTGACCTACCGCGAAGTGGCCACGACGCTGTCGGTGGCATTGCCCACGGTGAAGAGTCGGATTCGCGACGGATTGATGCGGTTGAGGAGGTGTCTGGAAGGTGAGTGA
- a CDS encoding isopenicillin N synthase family dioxygenase, whose product MISELPIVDLALLDGGDADRAAFRDALLTATHEVGFFYLVGHGIDRSVRERLFATTRAFFALPDDDKFAVEMLKSPQFRGYTRFGGEYTQGAIDWREQIDLAAEYEPLPETAGGPDYLRLDGPNLWPDALPELREVVTDWQNRCSALGLRLMREWALSLGAAEDVFDEAFATRPSALIKLVRYPGRESDDRQGVGAHKDPGVLTLLLVEPGKGGLQVQVGEGSDTAWIDAPPVEDAFVVNIGEALEWATDGYLRATLHRVVSPPAGTERPSVPFFFNPALSATMPRIALPPELAARARGVEDDPSNPISGTFGENILKARLRAHPDVAARHHPDLVG is encoded by the coding sequence GTGATCAGCGAACTACCCATCGTCGACCTGGCACTTCTTGACGGCGGTGACGCTGACCGGGCCGCCTTCCGCGACGCCCTGCTGACGGCGACCCACGAGGTGGGGTTCTTCTACCTCGTGGGGCACGGCATTGACCGGTCGGTGCGCGAGCGCTTGTTCGCCACGACCCGAGCCTTCTTCGCCCTGCCCGACGACGACAAGTTCGCCGTCGAGATGCTGAAGAGCCCGCAGTTCCGCGGCTACACGCGCTTCGGCGGCGAGTACACGCAGGGCGCGATCGACTGGCGCGAGCAGATCGATCTGGCGGCCGAGTACGAGCCGCTCCCCGAGACCGCCGGCGGCCCGGATTACCTGCGACTGGACGGGCCCAACCTGTGGCCCGACGCGCTACCGGAACTGCGCGAGGTCGTCACCGACTGGCAGAACCGGTGCAGCGCACTGGGATTGCGCCTCATGCGCGAATGGGCGCTGAGCCTCGGCGCCGCCGAGGACGTCTTCGACGAGGCGTTTGCGACCCGGCCGTCTGCCCTGATCAAACTGGTCCGCTACCCCGGCCGCGAATCCGACGATCGCCAGGGCGTCGGCGCCCATAAGGACCCCGGCGTGCTGACGCTGCTGCTCGTCGAACCCGGCAAGGGCGGGCTACAGGTCCAGGTCGGCGAGGGCTCCGACACCGCCTGGATCGACGCTCCCCCAGTCGAGGACGCGTTCGTCGTCAACATCGGCGAGGCCCTGGAGTGGGCGACCGACGGCTACCTTCGCGCAACGCTGCACCGCGTGGTGTCCCCGCCGGCGGGCACCGAACGACCGTCGGTTCCGTTCTTCTTCAACCCGGCTCTGTCGGCGACGATGCCGCGCATCGCGCTGCCGCCCGAGCTCGCCGCCCGGGCGCGCGGCGTGGAAGACGACCCGTCGAATCCGATCTCGGGAACCTTCGGCGAAAACATCCTCAAGGCCCGCCTCCGGGCCCACCCCGACGTCGCCGCACGCCACCACCCCGATCTGGTCGGTTGA
- a CDS encoding anti-sigma factor → MSDAADEITVENLLEFAPLLALDALNEVEHARLLRVVDQAGPALREEFRAEVALFRELLVNLGEATATSPPVALRGRLLDQIDGDETGPSGIGGDDRTGADREPGAPIPITASRSRRMRLMLSAAAAAVVVGIGGGAIGYLTAQRSAPPSSQQQADQVFTAPDVRTTTGLVAGGRATVTYSPSKGAGVLVMNDVPRPSPGQIYQMWLQGPDGSRLAGTMTEKDIGTSTTAVIKDMKGATAVVFTVGNAATPDKRVGDPVATLPLS, encoded by the coding sequence GTGAGTGATGCCGCTGATGAGATCACGGTGGAGAACCTTCTCGAGTTCGCCCCGCTTCTGGCCCTCGACGCGCTGAACGAGGTGGAGCACGCACGCCTGCTGCGAGTCGTCGACCAGGCCGGTCCGGCGCTGCGCGAGGAGTTCCGTGCCGAGGTCGCATTGTTCCGCGAGCTCCTCGTGAACCTGGGCGAGGCTACCGCGACATCGCCGCCGGTCGCGCTGCGGGGTCGGCTGCTGGACCAGATTGACGGGGATGAGACGGGGCCATCGGGGATCGGTGGCGACGACCGGACCGGTGCCGATCGCGAACCCGGCGCGCCGATCCCGATCACCGCTTCCCGCTCCCGACGGATGCGCCTGATGCTGTCTGCGGCGGCCGCCGCCGTCGTCGTCGGCATCGGCGGTGGCGCGATCGGATACTTGACCGCGCAGCGCTCGGCCCCGCCGTCGTCGCAACAACAGGCCGATCAGGTCTTCACCGCACCGGATGTCCGGACGACGACCGGCCTGGTGGCCGGCGGCCGCGCAACGGTGACTTACTCGCCGTCGAAGGGAGCGGGCGTGCTGGTCATGAATGATGTTCCCCGTCCCTCGCCCGGGCAGATCTATCAGATGTGGCTGCAGGGCCCCGACGGCTCCCGCCTCGCCGGGACGATGACCGAGAAGGACATCGGCACATCGACCACCGCCGTCATCAAGGACATGAAGGGCGCGACGGCGGTCGTGTTCACCGTCGGCAACGCGGCGACGCCGGACAAGAGGGTCGGCGACCCGGTGGCCACCTTGCCGCTGAGCTGA